The following proteins come from a genomic window of Ictalurus furcatus strain D&B chromosome 14, Billie_1.0, whole genome shotgun sequence:
- the atp5if1a gene encoding ATPase inhibitor A, mitochondrial: MARLLRSSLRSYFTTQIRMGSDQLGELGKGAGKGGGGGGSIREAGGAFGKKEAAEEERYFRQKEKEQLAALRQHHQDEIEHHKKEIERLQREIDRHKGKIRKLKHDD, encoded by the exons ATGGCGAGGTTGTTGAGGAGCAGTTTACGGAGTTACTTCACCACTCAGATCCGCATGGGCTCGGACCAG CTGGGTGAATTGGGGAAAGGTGCAGggaaaggtggaggaggtggaggctCTATCAGAGAAGCCGGTGGAGCCTTTGGGAAGAAAGAGGCAGCTGAAGAGGAGCGTTACTTCAG gcagaaggaGAAGGAGCAGTTGGCCGCTTTGAGACAGCACCACCAGGATGAGATCGAGCACCATAAGAAAGAGATTGAGCGCCTGCAGCGCGAGATCGACCGTCACAAGGGCAAAATCAGAAAACTCAAACATGATGACTGA